GATGCAGCTCAAGCTATAGTGTATGAACCTGTTAACTTTTATAATAGTCATATAGTTGTTTTTAGTTCAAATAAATTTTATGGGCCAACTGGTTTTGGGGCATTAATAATTAAAGAAAATTTACTTAAACACTTAAAACCTTCTACATTTGGCGGCGGATCCACATTGTCTATAGATTCTAATAATAATTGTTATTTTCAAAATGGAATTGAAGCATTTGAACCTGGGACACCAAATTTATCTGCAATATTTATGTTCAACGAATCATTAAATTTTTTTAAGAATAAGATAGGGTATGATTTAACTAAGAAAAAAATAGAAAAACTTAGTTCATATGCATATGAAAAATTATCTAAATTAGAAAATATTGAATTGTATACATCAAAAAACTCACATATAATTTTGTTCAATGTTAAAGGTATTAATGCTCAAGATGTGGCCCATTATTTAGGGACTAAAAATATTTATGTCAGGGCTGGATTATTTTGTGCTTTATACTTAAAAAATATCAAGTCTGTGAATTCATATGTAAGGATTTCATTAGCTGTTTATAATGATGAAGAAGATATTGATAACTTAGTTAAAGAACTTGAAAAAGGGGGAGATTTCCTTGTCTTATAATTTTGAAGAAAAAAGAAACATAATAATGAACCATTATTTAAAACCAAATAATAGGAAAGAAGTTAATGAAAAGAAAATTGTTTCTTTTAGTAACTCATGTGGTGATGAGTTAGTTGCAGATTATTCAATTGAAGATGGAGTTTTAAAAGATATTCATTTCATGGGAAGCGGATGTGCATATTTTGTATCTTCATCAGATATGTTATGTGATTATTTAAAAGGACGCAGAGTTTCTGAATGTATCTTTTTAATAGATGAATTTGAAAAAATAATTCATTCAAAAGAATCCACAAATGAAATGGAAAAAATGGGTGAATTAAATGTCTTTTTAAATGTTAAAAAACATTCAAATAGGTTAGATTG
The genomic region above belongs to Mycoplasma tauri and contains:
- a CDS encoding iron-sulfur cluster assembly scaffold protein, whose protein sequence is MSYNFEEKRNIIMNHYLKPNNRKEVNEKKIVSFSNSCGDELVADYSIEDGVLKDIHFMGSGCAYFVSSSDMLCDYLKGRRVSECIFLIDEFEKIIHSKESTNEMEKMGELNVFLNVKKHSNRLDCVQMLSKPLKEKLQNEG
- a CDS encoding aminotransferase class V-fold PLP-dependent enzyme, which encodes MENLKKYFALSKKITYLDNAALTLKPQSSIEALNNFYTNYSISSRTRDTPIGIKVNEEISSLRKNIANLINSKPEEVIFTSGTTDSINKCAAMLKKILKKDHELLLSAYNHSSNITPWIKLADELNVTIKIVDDNLIDSINSKTKIIAFSQLSNNYNIKYDMEKIYKKANEIGAIVINDAAQAIVYEPVNFYNSHIVVFSSNKFYGPTGFGALIIKENLLKHLKPSTFGGGSTLSIDSNNNCYFQNGIEAFEPGTPNLSAIFMFNESLNFFKNKIGYDLTKKKIEKLSSYAYEKLSKLENIELYTSKNSHIILFNVKGINAQDVAHYLGTKNIYVRAGLFCALYLKNIKSVNSYVRISLAVYNDEEDIDNLVKELEKGGDFLVL